The following proteins are co-located in the Telopea speciosissima isolate NSW1024214 ecotype Mountain lineage chromosome 9, Tspe_v1, whole genome shotgun sequence genome:
- the LOC122639422 gene encoding uncharacterized protein LOC122639422, with translation MGSRLGRRVIHFANLPIKLLMPSIFSNIKEIALKTIPSASKIEIKRVLESLYGFEVEKVQTLNMEGKKKKRGGLLIAKPDYKKAYVTLKNPLSISPDLFPMRIIEEEKQRMNKQSKSSIVEEKEGKSHWLDGKVDNRFKPEKQPTNKGSRGGRGGRGDSNAGTAKFPWSSMHSSK, from the exons ATGGGCAGCAGGTTGGGAAGACGGGTCATCCATTTTGCTAATCTCCCTATTAAGCTTCTCATGCCCTCAATTTTCAGCAACATCAAAGAAATTGCACTCAAAACTATCCCTTCAGCTTCAAAG ATCGAAATCAAGAGAGTTCTTGAATCATTGTATGGCTTTGAAGTTGAGAAGGTCCAAACCCTAAACatggaagggaagaagaagaagagaggcgGACTACTGATTGCAAAACCAGATTACAAGAAAGCCTATGTAACCCTAAAGAATCCATTATCCATCTCTCCAGATCTCTTTCCGATGCGAATAATTGAAGAGGAGAAGCAAAGAATGAATAAGCAGTCAAAGTCGAGCATTGTTgaggaaaaggaaggaaaatctCATTGGCTTGATGGCAAGGTCGACAACAGATTTAAGCCTGAGAAGCAACCAACCAATAAAGGAAGtcgtggtggtcgtggtggtcGTGGTGACTCCAATGCTGGGACTGCTAAATTCCCTTGGAGTAGCATGCATTCATCGAAGTAG
- the LOC122639220 gene encoding phosphopantothenoylcysteine decarboxylase subunit VHS3-like, with product MAESEEASSNYSDDCEHSSEESSLNYTSDYEYSSDESYSNYSDDYENSEPEEASSNYSDDYENIDNDDSSQGFEEGYEYDDDDFSYNDEFECNSNDDDDDSDVEGNEEEEEEEEDCVYNDGVEEDEPSTDESEDDEEENRIHDNGGYGRSIVDHMGGLSGLGFSDDSWDDCYGFNEEEDYPHASDEFDSNFSDYDFLDDYY from the coding sequence ATGGCTGAATCAGAAGAAGCTTCTTCGAACTACAGTGATGACTGTGAGCACTCGTCAGAAGAATCTTCTTTGAACTACACTAGTGACTATGAGTACTCCTCAGATGAATCTTATTCGAACTACAGTGATGACTATGAGAACTCCGAACCAGAAGAAGCTTCTTCAAACTACAGTGATGACTATGAAAATATTGATAATGATGATTCTTctcaaggatttgaagaagggtatgaatatgatgatgatgatttttcATACAACGACGAGTTTGAGTGCAATagcaatgatgatgatgatgacagtgacgTTGAAGGTaacgaggaggaggaggaggaggaggaggattgtGTGTACAATGATggagttgaagaagatgaacctTCTACTGATGAATccgaagatgatgaagaagaaaacagaataCATGATAATGGAGGATATGGACGTTCCATAGTTGACCACATGGGAGGTCTGTCTGGTCTCGGTTTTTCTGATGATTCTTGGGATGATTGCTATGGCTTCAATGAGGAAGAAGATTATCCTCATGCTTCTGATGAGTTTGATTCTAATTTCTCAGACTATGATTTCCTTGATGACTACTACTAA
- the LOC122639670 gene encoding cationic amino acid transporter 5-like, translating to MGSAKGLGNNDNQPRSYWRWSKQDFFPEQSFQSWDNYRTALSQTCFRFKDRLISRSDDASEVGEVRKQSENDMKKCLNWWDLTWFGFGAVIGAGIFVLTGQEAHYQAGPAIVLSYVVSGLSAMLSVFCYTEFAIEIPVAGGSFAYLRVELGDFVAYITAGNILLKSIVGAAAVARAWTSYFATLLNRPPNSLRIQTPHLANNFNLLDPIAVAVLFISATLAMLSTKKTSVFNWVSTALNTVVILFVIIAGFVHSNSSNLTPFLPYGANGVFQAAAIVYFAYGGFDNVATMAEETKNPSKDIPLGLLGSMSIITVIYCLMALSLSMMQKYTDIDPNAAYSVAFQSVGMKWANYLVSLGALKGMTTVLLMRALGEARYTTHIARAHMIPPWFALVHPKAGTPINATLFITILSACIAFFSSLGILSSMVSISTLFIFAMMAVALLVRRYYVRGITPQRNLFKLVAFLLIIIASSMGTSAYWGLRPNGWFGYTITVPFWFLGTMGIQLFVPQQRIPKVWGVPLVPWLPSLSIAMNLFLMGSLGFEAFVRFGICTIVMLVYYLFVAVHTTYDLAHQDQMSDPAKDVEDNN from the coding sequence ATGGGTTCAGCAAAGGGATTGGGCAATAATGATAACCAGCCAAGGAGCTATTGGAGGTGGAGCAAGCAAGATTTCTTTCCTGAACAATCCTTCCAAAGCTGGGACAACTATAGAACAGCACTCTCACAAACATGTTTTCGGTTCAAGGACCGACTCATCAGCCGATCTGATGATGCCAGTGAGGTCGGAGAGGTCCGGAAACAAAGCGAGAATGACATGAAAAAGTGCCTAAACTGGTGGGATCTCACATGGTTTGGGTTTGGTGCTGTCATTGGTGCTGGTATCTTTGTCCTAACAGGCCAAGAAGCCCATTATCAAGCAGGCCCTGCCATAGTACTGTCTTATGTTGTTTCAGGTCTTTCAGCAATGCTCTCTGTCTTCTGCTACACAGAATTTGCGATAGAAATTCCGGTAGCTGGAGGATCGTTTGCTTACCTGAGAGTGGAATTAGGAGATTTTGTTGCTTACATTACTGCAGGAAACATACTCTTGAAGAGCATTGTTGGTGCTGCAGCTGTAGCCAGGGCTTGGACTTCTTATTTTGCAACACTTCTGAACCGTCCTCCCAACTCATTACGGATACAAACACCTCATTTAGCAAATAATTTCAACCTCTTGGATCCAATTGCAGTAGCAGTACTTTTTATCTCTGCAACACTTGCAATGTTAAGCACTAAGAAGACAtcagtcttcaattgggtttcAACAGCATTAAACACAGTTGTGATACTATTTGTGATAATTGCAGGATTTGTTCATTCCAACTCTTCCAACTTGACACCTTTCTTACCTTACGGGGCAAATGGAGTCTTCCAAGCAGCTGCAATCGTTTATTTCGCCTATGGTGGATTCGATAACGTTGCCACCATGGCTGAAGAAACCAAAAACCCGTCCAAAGATATTCCATTGGGTCTGCTCGGATCCATGTCAATAATCACAGTAATTTACTGCTTGATGGCCCTGTCATTGAGTATGATGCAGAAGTATACAGATATAGACCCAAATGCAGCCTACTCTGTTGCATTTCAGAGTGTGGGGATGAAATGGGCAAACTATTTAGTATCTCTAGGTGCACTTAAGGGAATGACTACTGTTTTATTGATGAGAGCACTGGGTGAGGCGCGCTATACTACTCACATTGCTAGGGCTCACATGATCCCACCATGGTTTGCTCTTGTCCACCCAAAAGCAGGTACACCCATCAATGCTACTCTGTTTATCACAATTTTAAGTGCCTGTATTGCTTTCTTCTCCAGTTTGGGTATCCTGTCAAGCATGGTATCCATCAGTACACTCTTTATATTCGCGATGATGGCAGTCGCACTCTTAGTGAGGAGATACTATGTGAGAGGAATTACTCCTCAAAGAAACCTCTTCAAGCTGGTAGCTTTTCTGTTAATCATTATTGCTTCTTCAATGGGTACTTCAGCTTATTGGGGCTTAAGGCCTAATGGTTGGTTTGGTTACACCATAACTGTTCCATTCTGGTTTTTGGGGACAATGGGGATTCAATTGTTTGTGCCTCAGCAGAGGATTCCCAAAGTCTGGGGAGTTCCTCTTGTTCCTTGGCTGCCTTCCTTGTCTATAGCAATGAACTTGTTCCTGATGGGTTCTCTTGGCTTTGAGGCTTTTGTAAGGTTTGGTATCTGTACAATTGTAATGCTGGTTTACTATTTGTTTGTTGCTGTCCATACAACTTATGACTTGGCTCATCAAGATCAAATGTCTGATCCAGCAAAGGATGTAGAAGATAACAACTAA
- the LOC122640885 gene encoding coatomer subunit epsilon-1-like: MASPDRLFSLRNNFYLGAYQAAINNSDVPNLSPEDAVERDCLVYRSYIALGSYQLVVNEIDSSAPTPLQAVKLLALYLSGPENKESSISGLQEWLQDPAVGSNPVLRLIAGIIYMHEQDYNEALKLTNAGGTMELHALNVQIFLKMHRSDHAEKQLKIMQQIDEDHTLTQLANAWLNLAVGGSKIQEAYLIFQDFSEKFPMTTLVLNGKAVCCMHMGHFDEAETLLLEALNKDAKDAETLANLYVCCLHLGKQSSRFLSQLKLSHPDHLLVKRMVSAEESFDRAVQTIA, translated from the exons ATGGCGTCTCCAGATCGTCTGTTCAGCCTTCGCAACAACTTTTACTTGGGGGCTTACCAGGCCGCCATTAATAATAGCGACGTTCCCAATCTCTCTCCAGAAGATGCTGTCGAGAGAGACTGCCTTGTTTATAGATCTTACATTGCCCTCGGAAGCTATCAG CTTGTGGTTAACGAAATCGATTCTTCGGCTCCCACGCCTCTCCAGGCTGTCAAATTGCTTGCCCTTTATCTATCTGGTCCAGAAAATAAG GAATCTTCAATTTCGGGTCTCCAAGAGTGGTTACAGGATCCAGCCGTTGGAAGCAACCCTGTTTTACGGCTGATTGCAGGGATCATTTACATGCATGAGCAGGATTACAATGAGGCTCTTAAGCTTACCAACGCTGGTGGAACTATGGAACT GCATGCACTGAATGTTCAAATTTTTCTTAAGATGCATAGATCAGATCATGCAGAGAAGCAGCTAAAGATTATGCAACAAATTGATGAGGACCACACTCTAACCCAACTGGCAAATGCATGGCTAAATTTGGCAGTG GGTGGTTCCAAGATACAAGAAGCATACCTGATCTTCCAAGATTTCTCTGAGAAGTTTCCAATGACCACGTTGGTCCTGAATGGCAAGGCTGTCTGTTGCATGCACATGGGACACTTTGATGAAGCTGAAACCCTATTGCTAGAAGCACTAAACAAG GATGCAAAGGATGCTGAAACTCTGGCCAACCTTTATGTATGCTGTCTTCACCTTGGCAAGCAATCATCTCGTTTTCTGAG CCAATTGAAACTCTCACATCCTGACCACTTGCTTGTCAAACGTATGGTGTCCGCTGAAGAGAGCTTTGACAGAGCTGTTCAAACAATTGCTTGA
- the LOC122639897 gene encoding leucine-rich repeat extensin-like protein 2 isoform X1: protein MDHRRDCKKFCILLLYFFIAATLFTHCDGRRSKQLFKFKGGPTLQRSSNIKSIKKLRLSNHLNVDPSLDSTNTQPYGESSPFTLAPFESLGPIPLPEANPPNCVYPPPTSSTPTPEVYAQPPPPTTSGFTPIFPNPSPPSGPTITVPNPPECYPTPIPPESGLSPPEIVVPSPPESVPSPSEYYPTPIPPESGFSPPEIVVPSPPEYEPSPPGFVPSPPKYVPSPGEFVPSPTIVFLPPVVYPLPNVPPPPYTAPVKRVWCVAKPTVPDPIIQEAMDYACGTGADCGSIQTDGPCFQPDTLYAHASYAFNSYWQSSKVAGGTCDFGGTAILVTMDPSYDGCHFIYY, encoded by the exons ATGGATCATAGAAGAGATTGTAAGAAATTTTGTATTCTgcttctctatttctttattgCAGCTACCCTCTTCACTCACTGTG ATGGAAGGAGATCAAAGCAATTGTTCAAGTTTAAAGGTGGTCCCACACTTCAAAGAAGTTCAAATATCAAATCCATAAAGAAGTTAAGATTATCAAACCACTTAAATGTAGATCCATCTTTAGATTCCACCAATACCCAACCATATGGTGAAAGTTCACCTTTCACTTTGGCACCTTTTGAGTCCTTAGGCCCAATTCCATTGCCTGAAGCTAACCCTCCTAATTGTGTATATCCCCCTCCTACAAGCAGTACTCCAACCCCTGAGGTCTATGCACAACCACCTCCACCAACCACTTCAGGCTTCACACCCATTTTTCCCAACCCAAGCCCACCTTCAGGCCCAACTATTACTGTACCTAACCCACCCGAATGTTACCCGACTCCAATTCCACCGGAATCTGGGCTTAGCCCGCCAGAAATAGTGGTACCGAGTCCACCAGAATCCGTGCCTAGCCCATCCGAATATTACCCGACTCCAATTCCACCAGAATCTGGATTTAGCCCGCCAGAAATAGTGGTACCGAGTCCACCAGAATATGAGCCCAGTCCCCCAGGTTTTGTTCCTAGCCCACCCAAGTACGTACCAAGTCCCGGAGAATTTGTTCCGAGTCCGACAATAGTGTTTCTACCACCAGTCGTGTACCCTCTACCAAATGTGCCACCCCCTCCTTATACAGCCCCGGTGAAACGTGTGTGGTGCGTTGCTAAGCCAACGGTTCCTGATCCGATTATTCAAGAAGCCATGGATTATGCTTGTGGGACTGGAGCTGATTGTGGTTCAATTCAGACTGATGGACCCTGTTTCCAACCTGATACATTGTATGCGCATGCTTCCTACGCTTTCAACAGTTACTGGCAAAGTTCGAAAGTCGCCGGAGGCACTTGCGACTTCGGAGGAACAGCCATTCTGGTCACTATGGATCCAA GTTATGATGGGTGCCATTTCATTTACTACTGA
- the LOC122639897 gene encoding extensin-like isoform X2: MDHRRDCKKFCILLLYFFIAATLFTHCDGRRSKQLFKFKGGPTLQRSSNIKSIKKLRLSNHLNVDPSLDSTNTQPYGESSPFTLAPFESLGPIPLPEANPPNCVYPPPTSSTPTPEVYAQPPPPTTSGFTPIFPNPSPPSGPTITVPNPPECYPTPIPPESGLSPPEIVVPSPPESVPSPSEYYPTPIPPESGFSPPEIVVPSPPEYEPSPPVFLPPVVYPLPNVPPPPYTAPVKRVWCVAKPTVPDPIIQEAMDYACGTGADCGSIQTDGPCFQPDTLYAHASYAFNSYWQSSKVAGGTCDFGGTAILVTMDPSYDGCHFIYY; the protein is encoded by the exons ATGGATCATAGAAGAGATTGTAAGAAATTTTGTATTCTgcttctctatttctttattgCAGCTACCCTCTTCACTCACTGTG ATGGAAGGAGATCAAAGCAATTGTTCAAGTTTAAAGGTGGTCCCACACTTCAAAGAAGTTCAAATATCAAATCCATAAAGAAGTTAAGATTATCAAACCACTTAAATGTAGATCCATCTTTAGATTCCACCAATACCCAACCATATGGTGAAAGTTCACCTTTCACTTTGGCACCTTTTGAGTCCTTAGGCCCAATTCCATTGCCTGAAGCTAACCCTCCTAATTGTGTATATCCCCCTCCTACAAGCAGTACTCCAACCCCTGAGGTCTATGCACAACCACCTCCACCAACCACTTCAGGCTTCACACCCATTTTTCCCAACCCAAGCCCACCTTCAGGCCCAACTATTACTGTACCTAACCCACCCGAATGTTACCCGACTCCAATTCCACCGGAATCTGGGCTTAGCCCGCCAGAAATAGTGGTACCGAGTCCACCAGAATCCGTGCCTAGCCCATCCGAATATTACCCGACTCCAATTCCACCAGAATCTGGATTTAGCCCGCCAGAAATAGTGGTACCGAGTCCACCAGAATATGAGCCCAGTCCCCCAG TGTTTCTACCACCAGTCGTGTACCCTCTACCAAATGTGCCACCCCCTCCTTATACAGCCCCGGTGAAACGTGTGTGGTGCGTTGCTAAGCCAACGGTTCCTGATCCGATTATTCAAGAAGCCATGGATTATGCTTGTGGGACTGGAGCTGATTGTGGTTCAATTCAGACTGATGGACCCTGTTTCCAACCTGATACATTGTATGCGCATGCTTCCTACGCTTTCAACAGTTACTGGCAAAGTTCGAAAGTCGCCGGAGGCACTTGCGACTTCGGAGGAACAGCCATTCTGGTCACTATGGATCCAA GTTATGATGGGTGCCATTTCATTTACTACTGA
- the LOC122639896 gene encoding 36.4 kDa proline-rich protein-like: MGKFVVANLLILLLNLGAILSSLACPYCPHPKPPPKPKLCPPPKPPKVKPPSVPKPPVSPPHVPKPPSPPKPPKPPHKPPVSPPYVPKPPPYSPKPPPYVPKPPPYSPKPPVVSPPYVPKPPPYSPKPPVVSPPYVPKPPPYSPKPPPYVPKPPPYSPKPPVVSPPYVPKPPPYSPKPPPYVPKPPPYVPKPPPPPYVPQPPPYVTPPSPPTVPQPPPYVTPPSPPTVPQPPPYVTPPSPPTVPTPVPMPPPSGTPCPPPPPPPAQQTCPIDTLKLGACVDLLGGLIHIGIGPSTKDTCCPVLQGLVDLDAAVCLCTTIKIKLLNINIILPIALEVLIDCGKTPPPGFQCSA, encoded by the exons ATGGGTAAGTTTGTAGTGGCTAATCTCTTGATCTTGCTCTTGAACTTGGGAGCTATACTCTCATCTCTTGCTTGTCCCTACTGCCCACACCCTAAACCTCCTCCTAAACCAAAACTTTGCCCTCCACCCAAACCTCCGAAGGTCAAGCCACCATCAGTGCCCAAACCTCCGGTTAGCCCACCCCATGTGCCTAAGCCACCATCACCCCCTAAACCTCC AAAGCCACCACATAAGCCTCC TGTCAGCCCACCTTATGTGCCTAAGCCACCACCTTATTCTCCAAAGCCTCCACCTTATGTGCCTAAGCCACCACCTTATTCTCCAAAGCCACCAGTTGTCAGCCCTCCTTATGTGCCTAAGCCACCACCTTATTCTCCAAAGCCACCAGTTGTCAGCCCACCTTATGTGCCTAAGCCACCACCTTATTCTCCAAAGCCTCCACCTTATGTGCCTAAGCCACCACCTTATTCTCCAAAGCCACCAGTTGTCAGCCCTCCTTATGTGCCTAAGCCACCACCTTATTCTCCAAAGCCTCCACCTTATGTGCCTAAGCCA CCTCCTTATGTGCCTAAGCCACCACCT CCACCTTATGTGCCACAACCACCTCCCTATGTaacaccaccatctccaccaacAGTGCCTCAGCCACCTCCATATGTaacaccaccatctccaccaacAGTGCCACAGCCACCTCCCTATGTAACACCACCCTCTCCACCAACAGTGCCTACGCCGGTACCAATGCCGCCACCCTCAGGAACTCCAtgcccaccaccaccaccaccaccagcacaaCAAACATGCCCCATTGACACACTCAAGCTAGGGGCATGTGTGGATTTATTGGGTGGTCTAATTCATATTGGGATCGGCCCCAGTACTAAGGATACTTGTTGTCCAGTGCTTCAAGGACTTGTTGACCTAGATGCTGCTGTGTGTCTTTGTACAACAATCAAGATCAAGCTTCTCAACATTAATATCATCTTACCCATTGCTCTTGAGGTCCTCATTGATTGTGGCAAAACTCCACCTCCAGGATTCCAGTGTTCTGCATGA